One window of Pseudomonas urmiensis genomic DNA carries:
- the rdgB gene encoding RdgB/HAM1 family non-canonical purine NTP pyrophosphatase — MMNFQQLVLASHNAGKLKELQAMLGASVQLRSIGEFSQVEPEETGLSFVENAILKARNAARISGLPALADDSGLAVDYLGGAPGIYSARYADGKGDAANNAKLLDALKDVPDDQRGAQFVCVLALVRHADDPLPILCEGLWHGSILHAASGEHGFGYDPLFWVPERECSSAELSPVEKNQLSHRARAMVLLRQRLGLA, encoded by the coding sequence ATGATGAATTTCCAGCAACTCGTATTGGCCAGCCATAACGCTGGCAAGCTCAAGGAGCTCCAGGCCATGCTCGGCGCGTCCGTGCAGCTGCGCTCGATCGGTGAATTCAGCCAGGTCGAGCCGGAAGAGACCGGCCTCTCGTTCGTCGAGAACGCCATCCTCAAGGCCCGTAACGCTGCGCGTATTTCCGGCTTGCCGGCGCTGGCCGATGACTCGGGGCTGGCGGTGGACTACCTTGGCGGCGCACCCGGGATCTACTCGGCTCGCTACGCTGACGGCAAGGGCGACGCGGCGAATAACGCCAAGCTGCTCGACGCCCTCAAGGATGTCCCGGACGATCAGCGCGGCGCGCAGTTCGTCTGCGTCCTGGCCTTGGTTAGGCATGCCGACGACCCGCTGCCTATCCTCTGCGAAGGCCTGTGGCACGGCAGCATCCTGCATGCCGCCAGCGGCGAACACGGCTTTGGCTATGACCCGCTGTTCTGGGTTCCGGAGCGCGAGTGCTCCAGCGCCGAGTTGAGCCCTGTCGAAAAGAACCAGCTCAGCCATCGCGCCCGCGCCATGGTCCTGCTGCGTCAGCGTTTGGGACTGGCATGA
- the metW gene encoding methionine biosynthesis protein MetW — MRADLEIIHDWIPAGSRVLDLGCGNGELLASLRDRKGVTGYGLEIDADNIAACVAKGVNVIEQDLDKGLGNFASNSFDVVVMTQALQAVEYPDRILSEMLRVGRECIITFPNFGHWRCRWYLATKGRMPVSDFMPYTWYNTPNIHFCTFADFENLCHEHRAKVLDRLAVDRLHRNGLGGRVWPNLLGEIGIYRLSSPGLTEHQVAV, encoded by the coding sequence ATGAGAGCCGACCTGGAAATCATCCACGACTGGATCCCCGCCGGCAGCCGGGTACTTGACCTTGGCTGCGGCAACGGCGAGCTGCTGGCTTCGTTGCGCGACCGTAAAGGCGTTACCGGCTACGGCCTGGAAATCGACGCCGACAACATCGCCGCCTGCGTGGCCAAGGGCGTCAACGTCATCGAGCAGGACCTGGACAAAGGCCTGGGCAACTTCGCCAGCAACAGCTTCGACGTAGTGGTCATGACCCAAGCGCTGCAGGCCGTCGAGTATCCCGACCGGATTCTCTCGGAGATGCTGCGAGTGGGCCGCGAGTGCATCATCACCTTCCCCAACTTCGGCCACTGGCGCTGCCGTTGGTACCTGGCGACCAAAGGCCGCATGCCGGTCTCGGACTTCATGCCGTATACCTGGTACAACACGCCGAACATTCACTTCTGTACCTTCGCCGACTTCGAGAACCTGTGCCACGAGCACCGGGCCAAGGTCCTCGACCGTTTGGCGGTCGACCGTTTGCACCGTAATGGGTTGGGCGGGCGGGTATGGCCTAATCTTCTAGGTGAGATCGGCATCTATCGCCTCAGCAGCCCGGGCCTGACGGAACATCAGGTCGCGGTCTGA
- a CDS encoding DUF4426 domain-containing protein, with translation MRRLALFLISLCLALPVLAADAAKPERKQDFGDVTVHYSAFTSSMLQPEIAAATGLTRSKNQGVLNIAVLKAGKPGMAVVSGTVKDLTGRSSPLSFKQIADQGAVYYIAQFKIDQAETLTFDLNIETGGVSHKLSFNQEVFPGE, from the coding sequence ATGCGTCGTCTAGCTCTTTTCCTGATCAGCCTGTGCCTGGCCCTGCCAGTACTGGCTGCCGATGCTGCCAAGCCTGAGCGCAAGCAGGACTTCGGCGACGTCACGGTGCACTACAGCGCCTTTACCTCGAGCATGCTGCAGCCAGAGATCGCCGCCGCCACCGGCCTGACCCGCAGCAAGAATCAGGGCGTACTGAACATTGCCGTGCTCAAGGCCGGCAAGCCGGGCATGGCGGTGGTCAGCGGCACCGTCAAAGACCTGACCGGACGCAGCAGCCCGCTGTCGTTCAAGCAGATCGCCGACCAGGGCGCGGTGTACTACATCGCGCAGTTCAAGATCGACCAGGCAGAAACCCTGACCTTCGACTTGAACATCGAGACTGGCGGCGTCAGTCATAAACTCAGCTTCAACCAGGAAGTGTTCCCAGGCGAATGA